A genomic window from Struthio camelus isolate bStrCam1 chromosome 2, bStrCam1.hap1, whole genome shotgun sequence includes:
- the CLEC3B gene encoding tetranectin has translation MALRAACLLLCLLSLAHLSGQQNAKIRQKPAASKKDGVSVKMIEDLKAMIDNISQEVALLKEKQALQTVCLKGTKIHLKCFLAFSETKTYHEASENCISQGGTLSTPQNGEENDALYDYMRKSIGSESEIWLGLNDLAAEGKWVDMTGTGIRYKNWETEITTQPDGGKSENCAALSGAAVGKWFDKRCKDQLPYVCQFMIV, from the exons ATGGCGCTCCgggcagcctgcctgctcctctgcctctTGTCCCTCGCCCACCTCTCCGGGCAGCAAAACGCCAAAATCCGGCAAAAACCCGCCGCTTCCAAGAAAG ATGGCGTGAGCGTCAAAATGATTGAAGACCTGAAGGCCATGATCGACAACATCTCCCAGGAGGTTGCgttactgaaagaaaagcaagcactTCAGACAG TTTGTCTGAAAGGCACCAAAATCCACCTAAAATGCTTTCTTGCGTTTTCTGAGACGAAGACATACCATGAGGCCAGCGAAAACTGCATCTCTCAGGGAGGCACCCTCAGCACTCCCCAAAACGGAGAGGAAAACGATGCACTCTACGACTACATGCGGAAAAGCATCGGCTCAGAGTCAGAGATCTGGCTCGGCCTCAACGACCTGGCAGCTGAGGGCAAGTGGGTCGACATGACGGGCACCGGCATCCGCTACAAGAACTGGGAGACTGAGATCACCACCCAGCCGGACGGTGGCAAGTCGGAAAACTGCGCGGCCTTGTCGGGGGCTGCGGTTGGCAAGTGGTTTGACAAGAGGTGCAAAGACCAGCTGCCCTACGTTTGCCAGTTCATGATCGTGTAA